A single region of the Lactobacillus isalae genome encodes:
- a CDS encoding aldo/keto reductase, with amino-acid sequence MEKSFQDSNLSGLGMGTWGIGEDASKKKDEITALRYGLDNGIKVIDTAEMYGEGKSEKLVGEAIKDYDRSQLFLISKFYPYHASPELERQSLEKSLKRLGTDYLDLYLLHWRGDKRLSETVRGLKELQNEGLIRHWGVSNFDVADLEELFSVPGGEDCFANEDLYNLSERGVEYDVLPWQEKHGVSFIGYSPFNSGKGDSIRITNNLKIVARAHHATPHQIMLAWTLRHGNVLSIPKAATVKHMKENIAAQDIKLTSDEIKLIDNDFPQPTEKMPLATI; translated from the coding sequence ATGGAGAAGAGTTTTCAAGATAGTAACTTATCAGGTTTAGGCATGGGAACTTGGGGAATTGGCGAAGACGCTTCTAAGAAAAAAGATGAAATAACTGCACTTCGCTATGGTTTAGATAATGGAATTAAAGTAATTGATACTGCAGAAATGTATGGTGAAGGAAAGAGTGAGAAATTAGTTGGTGAAGCTATTAAGGATTATGATCGCAGCCAACTCTTTTTGATCTCAAAGTTTTATCCTTATCATGCTTCTCCGGAATTAGAACGACAAAGCTTAGAAAAAAGCTTAAAGCGATTAGGAACTGATTATTTAGACTTATATTTGCTCCACTGGCGCGGAGATAAGCGCTTATCTGAGACAGTACGCGGGTTAAAAGAATTGCAAAATGAAGGATTAATTCGTCATTGGGGTGTATCTAACTTCGATGTGGCTGATCTAGAAGAATTATTTAGCGTTCCAGGTGGCGAAGATTGTTTTGCTAATGAAGATTTATACAATCTTTCTGAACGTGGTGTAGAGTATGACGTTCTGCCTTGGCAAGAAAAGCATGGCGTTAGTTTTATTGGATATTCACCGTTTAACTCGGGTAAAGGGGATTCAATTAGAATTACTAATAATCTTAAGATAGTGGCTCGCGCACATCACGCAACGCCCCATCAAATTATGTTGGCTTGGACCTTAAGACATGGTAATGTTCTTTCAATTCCTAAGGCAGCCACAGTTAAACATATGAAGGAAAATATTGCTGCTCAAGATATTAAATTAACATCAGACGAAATAAAATTGATTGATAATGATTTTCCGCAGCCGACTGAAAAAATGCCGCTTGCTACGATATAA
- a CDS encoding glucosamine-6-phosphate deaminase — translation MKIIVTKDNIEGGTKAFEIIKKGMEDGDKVLGLATGSSPIPMYDDMCDSDLDFSDMTSINLDEYYGLNPDNDQSYHYFMQKHLFDKKPFKHSYIPDGMAKDIDEEVDRYNDIIAENPIDIQILGIGRNGHIAFNEPGTPFGSLTHKVQLTESTIKANSRFFDNEDEVPRQAICMGIRSIMNSKKIVLLAFGESKQDAVKALVEGPVTEEVPASILQDHPDVTIICDEVAAAKLDPKYRN, via the coding sequence ATGAAAATCATCGTAACTAAAGATAATATTGAAGGCGGCACTAAGGCATTTGAAATTATTAAAAAGGGAATGGAAGATGGCGACAAAGTTTTAGGATTAGCAACTGGCTCTTCCCCAATTCCAATGTATGACGATATGTGCGACAGCGACTTAGACTTCTCTGATATGACAAGTATTAACTTAGACGAATACTATGGCTTAAATCCAGACAACGATCAAAGCTACCACTACTTCATGCAAAAACACTTATTTGATAAGAAGCCTTTCAAGCACTCATATATTCCAGACGGAATGGCAAAGGATATTGACGAAGAAGTTGATCGTTATAACGACATTATTGCTGAAAATCCAATTGATATCCAAATCTTAGGTATCGGTAGAAATGGACACATTGCTTTTAACGAACCAGGGACTCCATTTGGCAGCTTAACTCATAAAGTTCAATTAACTGAGAGCACCATAAAAGCAAACTCTCGCTTCTTTGATAATGAAGACGAAGTTCCTCGTCAAGCTATTTGTATGGGAATTCGTTCAATTATGAACAGCAAGAAGATTGTTTTACTTGCTTTTGGTGAATCAAAGCAAGACGCAGTTAAAGCATTAGTCGAAGGCCCGGTTACTGAAGAAGTTCCTGCATCTATTTTGCAAGATCACCCAGATGTTACAATTATTTGCGACGAAGTAGCCGCAGCAAAACTTGATCCAAAATACAGAAATTAA
- a CDS encoding sulfite exporter TauE/SafE family protein — protein sequence MSPFFLFIYLILGGILGGLLSTIASMASLATYPILLSVGIPPVYANTTNDAALIWTGVGSTASSLKELKGHWKEVSFYSIFTIVGSALGCILLIQFPGKIFEKIVPFCIAFSGLMILFSGDIHLEKDDNNRLLQIISLLCLVITGIYAGYFGAASGVLMLVILNAISDDNFLTVNAMKNIIGALSNLVALIIYMFTAKIYWSSAIPLAIGALIGSYFGPRIMRHIPVKVIRLGIAVLALIQAAYFAYTAYK from the coding sequence ATGAGTCCTTTTTTCTTATTCATTTATTTAATTTTGGGTGGGATCTTAGGAGGTTTGCTATCAACCATTGCTAGCATGGCTTCTCTAGCAACTTACCCAATACTTTTATCCGTTGGAATTCCACCCGTATACGCTAATACGACCAATGATGCTGCTTTAATTTGGACTGGAGTTGGTTCAACAGCATCTTCACTTAAAGAATTAAAAGGGCATTGGAAAGAGGTAAGTTTCTATTCAATCTTTACAATTGTTGGATCAGCTTTAGGATGTATACTTTTAATACAATTTCCCGGGAAAATATTCGAAAAAATTGTTCCATTTTGTATTGCTTTTTCTGGCTTAATGATTTTATTTAGTGGAGATATTCATCTAGAAAAGGATGACAATAATCGGCTTCTTCAGATTATATCTTTACTTTGCCTAGTGATTACTGGTATCTATGCAGGATATTTTGGAGCAGCAAGTGGTGTTTTGATGCTCGTTATCTTGAATGCTATCAGTGATGATAACTTTTTAACTGTTAACGCTATGAAAAACATTATCGGTGCTCTTTCAAACTTAGTCGCTTTGATCATTTATATGTTTACTGCAAAAATTTATTGGAGTTCAGCTATTCCATTGGCTATTGGAGCTTTAATCGGAAGCTATTTCGGTCCTCGAATCATGCGTCATATTCCCGTTAAAGTCATTCGATTAGGCATTGCTGTTTTAGCTCTTATTCAAGCAGCTTACTTTGCATATACTGCATATAAATAA
- a CDS encoding glucose PTS transporter subunit IIA, producing the protein MSKDKYQILSDEIYQEIGGIGNVESLIHCMTRLRIKIRDMSKVNMEKLKKINGVLGVVEADTLEIVLGPGVNTKVATIMNNEAGVKEGETFPETSSYQSNKSEVEKKAAEVHAAHKASLKKTWWRAALQHISAIFVPLIPAFVGAGLISGVAGILRNLLTAKVLPMSWNLGVTVLAMISSALFAYLNIYVGINTAKEFGATPGLGGIIGGIVYLPGIVAPVTIPNIFDGKPLAAGQGGIIGVLLGVWLLSYVEKFFHKHIADSVDIIFTPFLTILIMGLFTIFVIMPLAGWFSNSLVGGINWVLKVGGPISGFILGLFFLPMVMLGLHQILTPIHLEMIQKLGFTPLLPILAMAGGGQVGAAIALWVKCRKNKQLVNMIKGALPVGILGVGEPLIYGVTLPLGRPFITACVGGGIGGAVVAAFGQVGSIAIGPSGVALIPLIAHNMWWAYVLGLLASYIGGFIATYFWGVPKEAMLPADEADAEVKERREAEEKAYNLNMTASDENGRKDSSKLTTQEIVAPVDGQIEELDEVEDQVFSQKMLGEGFAIIPKDGKIVAPVDGKVVSVMSTKHALTLKSTKGNLEILLHMGLDTVELKGRPFDIKVKENDIVKAGQPIAQMDIEKIKEAGKDPIVIMTITNMDDVSSFKLITTGEVKADVPVLKITSK; encoded by the coding sequence ATGTCAAAGGATAAATATCAAATTCTAAGCGATGAAATCTACCAAGAAATTGGTGGAATAGGTAATGTTGAATCATTAATCCATTGTATGACAAGACTCAGAATTAAAATTAGAGATATGTCGAAAGTAAATATGGAGAAATTGAAAAAGATAAATGGTGTATTGGGGGTAGTTGAAGCAGATACACTGGAAATTGTCTTAGGACCAGGTGTTAATACTAAAGTTGCAACTATAATGAATAATGAAGCTGGCGTAAAAGAAGGAGAAACTTTTCCCGAAACGAGTTCATATCAATCTAATAAGAGTGAAGTTGAGAAGAAAGCTGCTGAAGTTCATGCAGCTCACAAAGCTTCATTAAAGAAGACCTGGTGGCGTGCAGCTCTTCAACATATTTCGGCAATTTTTGTACCATTAATACCCGCATTTGTAGGTGCCGGATTAATTTCTGGTGTTGCGGGAATTTTGAGAAACTTGTTAACTGCTAAAGTATTGCCAATGTCTTGGAATCTTGGCGTAACAGTTTTAGCAATGATTTCTAGCGCATTATTTGCCTATTTGAATATTTATGTGGGTATTAATACAGCAAAAGAATTTGGGGCTACTCCAGGCCTAGGGGGTATCATCGGTGGTATTGTTTACTTACCTGGGATTGTTGCTCCAGTAACCATTCCTAATATTTTTGATGGAAAACCTCTAGCTGCTGGTCAAGGTGGTATTATCGGTGTCTTATTAGGTGTTTGGTTATTATCTTATGTTGAAAAATTCTTCCATAAGCATATCGCTGACTCGGTAGATATTATTTTTACACCGTTTTTGACAATACTAATAATGGGATTGTTTACAATTTTTGTAATTATGCCTTTAGCGGGATGGTTCTCTAATTCTCTTGTAGGTGGAATTAATTGGGTATTAAAGGTTGGTGGACCAATCTCAGGATTTATTTTAGGATTATTCTTCCTTCCTATGGTAATGCTAGGGTTACACCAAATATTAACTCCTATCCATCTAGAAATGATTCAAAAACTTGGATTTACACCTCTTCTTCCTATCTTAGCGATGGCCGGAGGTGGTCAAGTAGGAGCTGCGATTGCTTTATGGGTAAAGTGTCGGAAAAATAAACAATTAGTTAATATGATTAAAGGTGCCTTACCAGTTGGCATCTTAGGTGTCGGAGAACCATTAATTTATGGTGTTACATTGCCATTAGGTCGGCCATTTATTACTGCTTGTGTTGGTGGTGGTATTGGTGGTGCTGTGGTTGCTGCTTTCGGTCAAGTTGGATCAATAGCTATTGGACCTTCAGGCGTAGCACTGATTCCATTAATTGCTCATAATATGTGGTGGGCTTATGTACTAGGTTTATTGGCTTCTTATATTGGTGGTTTTATAGCTACTTACTTCTGGGGCGTTCCTAAAGAAGCTATGCTTCCTGCAGATGAGGCTGATGCTGAAGTTAAAGAACGAAGAGAAGCTGAAGAGAAAGCATATAATTTGAATATGACTGCTTCAGATGAAAATGGGAGAAAAGACAGCTCTAAATTAACAACACAAGAAATTGTTGCTCCAGTAGATGGACAAATTGAAGAATTAGATGAAGTTGAAGACCAAGTATTTTCACAAAAAATGCTTGGAGAAGGATTTGCTATTATTCCAAAAGATGGGAAAATTGTTGCTCCTGTTGATGGGAAGGTAGTTAGTGTAATGTCTACAAAACATGCCTTAACTTTAAAATCTACTAAAGGAAATTTAGAAATTTTATTGCATATGGGTTTAGATACTGTAGAGCTAAAAGGACGTCCTTTTGATATCAAAGTGAAAGAAAATGACATAGTAAAAGCTGGACAACCTATTGCACAAATGGATATAGAAAAAATAAAAGAAGCTGGAAAGGATCCAATAGTAATTATGACTATTACCAACATGGATGATGTTTCTAGTTTTAAGCTGATTACAACAGGTGAAGTTAAGGCAGATGTGCCGGTATTAAAGATAACTAGTAAGTGA
- a CDS encoding deoxynucleoside kinase, producing the protein MMTVIVLSGPIGAGKSSLTSLLAEHLGTQAFYEGVDNNPILPLYYKDMAHYTFLLNTYLLNHRLAQINQAIRDHNSVSDRSIYEDALFFKMNVDSGIADPTEFKIYDSLLENMMEQAPGNPSKKPDLLIYIHVSLDTMLHRIQKRGRTFEQLSTDPGLKDYYARLLSYYEPWYEKYNASPKMMIDGDKYDFVADEDARKEVISTIDQKLADLGNLN; encoded by the coding sequence GTGATGACAGTTATTGTATTGAGCGGGCCTATTGGAGCCGGAAAATCCAGTTTAACCAGTCTGCTTGCAGAGCATCTAGGCACTCAAGCATTTTATGAAGGTGTAGATAATAATCCAATTTTGCCACTTTATTATAAAGATATGGCACACTACACTTTTCTCTTAAATACCTATCTTCTAAATCACCGTTTGGCTCAAATTAACCAAGCTATTCGCGATCATAACAGTGTGTCTGATCGTTCAATTTATGAAGATGCATTATTTTTCAAAATGAATGTTGATAGTGGTATTGCCGACCCTACTGAATTCAAAATTTATGATAGTTTACTTGAGAATATGATGGAACAAGCTCCTGGCAACCCTAGCAAGAAGCCAGATCTTCTTATTTATATTCATGTATCTCTTGATACGATGCTTCATCGAATTCAAAAGCGCGGTCGTACATTCGAACAATTATCAACTGATCCAGGCTTAAAAGACTACTATGCTCGTCTTTTGTCTTATTACGAGCCTTGGTATGAAAAATATAATGCATCCCCTAAGATGATGATTGACGGCGATAAATATGACTTTGTCGCTGATGAAGATGCACGAAAAGAAGTTATCAGTACAATCGATCAAAAGCTTGCTGATCTAGGTAATTTGAACTAG
- the murQ gene encoding N-acetylmuramic acid 6-phosphate etherase has translation MDIKDLTTEQRNPNSLHIDSATPLEIVKIINQEDKKIADAVGTQDKKIAKAIEYASKRYREGGRLIYVGAGTSGRLGVLDAVELVPTYRINPERAVGLIAGGQSAMFQAVEGAEDDPKLGEKDLKDLKLNEKDIVIGLAASGRTPYVIGCLKYANQIKALTISIACVKKSEIGKYADIAIEAIVGPEVITGSTRMKAGTAQKMILNMISTGVMIKQGKVYENVMVDVMPTNSKLVDRACRIIEVATGVSESVASDALKKSDMNVAVAITMLKTDVDKEKAMDILKQYNGNISSVVNNY, from the coding sequence ATGGATATTAAAGATTTAACAACAGAACAGCGAAATCCAAATTCTCTACATATTGATAGCGCTACTCCTCTTGAAATAGTCAAAATAATAAACCAAGAAGATAAAAAAATTGCAGATGCAGTTGGCACTCAAGATAAGAAAATTGCCAAAGCCATTGAATATGCATCAAAAAGATATAGGGAAGGAGGAAGATTAATTTATGTAGGGGCAGGAACCAGCGGACGATTAGGGGTCTTAGATGCCGTTGAACTAGTCCCTACCTATAGAATCAATCCTGAAAGAGCCGTTGGATTAATTGCTGGGGGCCAAAGTGCTATGTTCCAAGCTGTAGAAGGTGCAGAGGATGATCCAAAACTAGGAGAAAAAGATTTAAAAGATCTTAAATTAAACGAAAAAGATATTGTAATTGGTCTTGCAGCTAGTGGACGTACACCTTATGTAATAGGCTGTTTGAAATATGCCAATCAGATAAAGGCTCTTACTATTTCTATAGCGTGTGTAAAAAAATCAGAAATTGGGAAATATGCTGATATAGCAATTGAAGCGATAGTAGGTCCGGAAGTAATAACAGGCTCAACAAGAATGAAGGCTGGTACAGCTCAGAAAATGATTCTGAACATGATATCTACTGGCGTTATGATTAAACAAGGTAAAGTCTATGAGAACGTAATGGTAGATGTTATGCCAACAAATTCTAAGCTAGTAGATCGAGCATGTAGAATTATAGAAGTTGCGACTGGTGTTTCAGAATCGGTAGCCAGCGATGCATTAAAAAAATCAGATATGAATGTTGCAGTTGCAATTACTATGTTGAAAACAGATGTTGATAAAGAAAAGGCAATGGATATTTTGAAACAATATAACGGTAATATTAGTTCTGTAGTCAATAATTATTAA
- a CDS encoding deoxynucleoside kinase: protein MTVIVLSGPIGAGKSSLTGILSKYLGTDPFYESVDDNPVLPLFYENPKKYAFLLQVYFLNTRFQSIKSALTDDNNVLDRSIYEDALFFQMNADIGRATKEEVDTYYELLHNMMSELDRMPKKNPDLLVHIDVSYDTMLKRIQKRGRNYEQLSYDPTLEDYYKRLLRYYKPWYEKYDYSPKMTIDGDKLDFMASEEDRQEVLNQIVAKLKEMGKLDEDWKPNLVK from the coding sequence ATGACAGTTATTGTATTAAGTGGGCCCATTGGAGCCGGAAAATCCAGTCTAACAGGTATTTTATCTAAGTATTTGGGTACTGATCCCTTTTACGAAAGCGTAGATGACAATCCTGTTTTGCCATTATTTTACGAAAACCCAAAGAAGTACGCATTTTTATTGCAAGTTTATTTCTTAAATACTCGCTTTCAAAGTATTAAGTCAGCATTAACTGATGATAATAACGTACTTGACCGTTCTATCTACGAAGATGCACTTTTCTTCCAAATGAATGCCGACATTGGCCGTGCTACTAAAGAAGAAGTAGATACTTATTATGAACTCTTACATAATATGATGAGCGAATTAGATCGGATGCCTAAGAAGAACCCAGACCTTCTTGTCCATATCGATGTATCGTACGATACAATGCTTAAACGTATCCAAAAGCGTGGTCGCAACTACGAACAATTAAGTTATGACCCAACCTTAGAAGATTACTACAAGCGTCTACTTCGCTATTACAAGCCTTGGTATGAGAAGTATGACTACTCACCAAAGATGACTATTGATGGTGATAAATTAGACTTCATGGCTAGTGAAGAAGATCGTCAAGAGGTCTTAAATCAAATTGTTGCCAAGCTCAAAGAAATGGGCAAACTTGACGAAGATTGGAAGCCAAATTTAGTTAAATAA
- a CDS encoding MupG family TIM beta-alpha barrel fold protein: MLGFSVYLNKNIDDETREYIRKMKNNGFEGIFTSIHIPEEDISSYKQNLQELGKVAKEHNLNVMVDIDQSSLKKLKISMNTIPDLKKSGITGLRIDDKLPIERIAEISNLIEIGINASTFNENELKKLLSLNIKQENVQAWFNFYPAPDTGISQKFLEQQVHMFKKYGFTTQAFFAGDENLRGPLYEGLPTLERQRYYSPLASILELQNMGVDLIYVGDGGVSKECLKQIEIYRNKKQILLHTKKYENGDKDVYDYLLGKHNQRPDPAEYVVRCEDSRLHHVPVIKKNNSRKRYIGDITINNGKYQRYMGEIQILKVNLPANEKVNVVGKIIEKDIPLINLIKPNQEFILLRTIKE; the protein is encoded by the coding sequence ATGTTAGGCTTTTCTGTATATTTAAATAAAAATATTGATGATGAAACACGAGAATATATTAGAAAAATGAAGAACAATGGTTTTGAAGGGATCTTTACGTCGATTCATATTCCAGAAGAAGATATAAGTAGCTATAAACAAAATCTACAAGAATTAGGTAAAGTAGCAAAAGAGCATAATCTTAATGTAATGGTTGATATTGATCAAAGTAGTTTAAAAAAATTAAAAATATCAATGAATACAATTCCGGACTTAAAGAAATCTGGTATAACTGGTTTGCGAATAGATGATAAGTTACCCATTGAAAGAATTGCTGAGATTTCTAACCTAATAGAAATTGGGATAAACGCTAGCACCTTTAATGAAAATGAATTGAAAAAATTACTTTCTTTAAATATAAAACAAGAAAATGTGCAAGCGTGGTTTAATTTTTATCCTGCTCCCGACACAGGAATTAGTCAGAAATTTTTAGAGCAACAGGTTCATATGTTTAAAAAATATGGTTTTACTACTCAAGCATTTTTTGCAGGAGACGAAAATTTAAGAGGTCCCCTATATGAAGGACTTCCAACGCTTGAAAGGCAAAGGTATTATAGTCCACTAGCTAGTATTTTAGAATTGCAAAATATGGGAGTAGATTTAATTTATGTGGGCGATGGAGGAGTTAGTAAAGAATGTTTAAAACAGATAGAGATTTATAGAAACAAAAAACAAATATTACTCCATACAAAAAAATACGAAAATGGAGATAAAGATGTATATGATTATTTACTCGGAAAACATAATCAACGGCCTGATCCAGCAGAATATGTAGTAAGATGTGAAGATTCGCGCCTACATCACGTACCTGTAATTAAGAAAAATAATTCTCGTAAAAGATACATTGGGGACATTACAATTAATAATGGGAAGTATCAAAGATATATGGGAGAAATTCAAATACTTAAGGTAAATTTACCAGCGAATGAAAAAGTAAACGTAGTAGGAAAAATAATTGAAAAAGATATACCTTTAATTAATTTGATAAAACCTAACCAAGAATTTATCTTACTTCGTACTAT